The stretch of DNA TTCCGCCGGTACGGCCTCGGCACCCACCCTCTCGATGGTGGCGGGGTCCTCGACGCGGTCCAGGAAGAGGATGCCGTCCAGGTGGTCGATCTCGTGCTGCAGGACGCGGGCCAGCAGCCCCCCGGCGTTCACGGTGATCCCCCGCCCGCGGCGGTTCTTCCCCTTGACGACGACACGTGCGGCACGGCGCACCGGCCCGACCACGCCGGGGATGGAGAGGCAGGCCTCGGTGCCCACCTCCTCTCCCTCGGCACGCACGAGCACGGGGTCCACCAGCGCCACCAGCCGCTCCTCCACCTCGGCCACCAGTACCCGCTTCCCCTGACCCACCTGCGGCGCGGCCAGCCCCAGACCGTTGGCCGCACGCATGGTGGCTATCATGTCCTCGATCAGGCGCCGCACGTCCAGGGTCACCTTGCCCACCGGCCTGGCCCGGCGGCGCAGCACGGCGGCCCGCGGCCCGTCGACGGTCACAATCTCCAGGACCCGCCCCCTGCCCATGACACTGGTTCTCAGGATAGCACAGGCGCGAGCTCAGGGGTTCACCTCGATGGCGGCGCGGACGCCCGCGGGCGGATGGCGCAGCCAGGCCTCCAGGGCATTGCGCACCGCAGCAGTGCGTCCGCGGAAGACTACCTGCCAGTGGCTCTGCCGTCCCCGCCGCAGGCGCGCCGGTCCCAGCACCTCAACTTCCACAGCGACGATCGCTGCCAGCACTACCGCGGCCTCGCGGGCGGCGGGATCCCGTCCCGCCACCTCTATGGAGAGCACCTCCCCGTAGGGCGGGTAGCGGAAGGCGCGGCGCAGGCGCAGCTCCTCCCGGTAGAAGAGGCGCAGGTCGCGCCGCCGCAGGGCCAGCAGAGCCGGGTGGTCGGGCGCGTAGGTCTGCACCACGTACCAGGATCGGGCCAGGCCCCCGAGGCGCCAGAGGGTGCGCAGGCCCTGCTCCGGCGCCCGATAGTCGGGATAGCGCAGTGGCGCATCCGCCAGCACGACCCCAGCCAGGTCCACAGCGGGCAGGCCCTCCACTTCCAGGACGAGTGGCGTGCCCACCAGGATCCCGCCCCGGTCCCGGAACTGCTGCAGGAGCGCCGCGGCCTCCCCCCGCCTGCGGACCACGTCGGTGTCCAGGCGAAAGACGGGACCCAGCCGCAGCGCCCGGGCCAGGCGGGCGACGCGCTGCGTGCCGATCCCCTGCGCCGCGAAGACCCGGCCCCCGCAGCGAGAGCAGACCGAGGGTGCGGGAGCTTCGTCGCGGCAGTAACGGCAGCG from Armatimonadota bacterium encodes:
- the def gene encoding peptide deformylase, whose protein sequence is MGRGRVLEIVTVDGPRAAVLRRRARPVGKVTLDVRRLIEDMIATMRAANGLGLAAPQVGQGKRVLVAEVEERLVALVDPVLVRAEGEEVGTEACLSIPGVVGPVRRAARVVVKGKNRRGRGITVNAGGLLARVLQHEIDHLDGILFLDRVEDPATIERVGAEAVPAEVAAGA